Proteins encoded by one window of Erysipelothrix rhusiopathiae:
- a CDS encoding LytR/AlgR family response regulator transcription factor, protein MYHIAVVHECEDVRHRFFQRLLLIKKRHSIKECFLYTKFEDLQKDPLCSRIDILIISVMIPDQLGIECIHALERLNPKLIVIFISSLDDVMHTAYGTNIYGSMFQENLESTLEETLRAAILKIKNCDQSIIFKTREGVVRLVQNQIKAIIYEKRHPVIYTDAGTYTVMNQSLKSIEASLDELIFVRANHGTIINLRYLVQLSSKELKIINFEESIVIARGRYSKIVSKLKESQGYLKKI, encoded by the coding sequence ATGTATCATATTGCAGTTGTTCATGAGTGTGAAGATGTTAGGCACCGGTTTTTCCAAAGACTCTTACTGATAAAAAAACGCCATAGCATTAAGGAGTGTTTCTTATACACAAAATTTGAAGATCTTCAAAAAGATCCATTATGTTCAAGGATTGATATTCTAATCATCAGTGTAATGATACCCGATCAATTAGGAATCGAATGCATCCATGCGCTTGAACGCTTAAATCCAAAGCTTATCGTAATTTTTATATCGTCACTTGATGATGTAATGCATACGGCTTATGGAACCAATATTTATGGATCAATGTTTCAAGAAAATTTAGAATCAACTTTAGAGGAAACATTACGCGCTGCGATTTTAAAGATTAAAAATTGTGATCAAAGCATCATCTTTAAGACACGAGAGGGTGTGGTAAGACTGGTACAAAATCAAATTAAAGCAATCATCTATGAGAAGCGTCACCCCGTTATTTATACCGATGCAGGAACTTATACTGTTATGAATCAATCTCTTAAGTCGATTGAAGCGTCATTAGATGAGCTGATATTTGTACGGGCGAACCATGGAACCATTATCAATTTGAGATATCTAGTACAGTTAAGCAGCAAAGAACTTAAAATTATAAATTTTGAAGAATCGATTGTAATAGCACGTGGACGCTACTCAAAAATTGTATCGAAGTTAAAAGAGTCCCAAGGATATTTAAAAAAAATTTAA
- a CDS encoding YbaK/EbsC family protein → MKNQYGQQITDLLHELNIEYREDHHEPIFSVEVEIPELPGPQIKYLLVKPKKTEHEFYLILAHDEKHPDLKDLQAQLGTKRLTFPTSEEMSELIGVEFGSLTAASVIADKNHEITVIVDEAINRDDTIGIHPNDNSITYTIAFKDLERYLDHLGYTPRYIPLLDKE, encoded by the coding sequence ATGAAAAATCAATACGGACAACAGATTACAGACTTATTGCACGAACTGAATATTGAATATCGTGAAGATCATCATGAACCCATATTTTCAGTAGAAGTTGAAATCCCCGAGCTTCCTGGACCACAAATAAAATATCTTCTTGTGAAACCTAAAAAAACGGAACATGAGTTCTATTTAATTCTTGCACATGATGAAAAACATCCCGATCTAAAAGACTTACAAGCTCAACTTGGAACCAAACGCTTAACCTTCCCTACCAGTGAAGAGATGAGCGAATTAATTGGCGTTGAATTTGGAAGCCTTACTGCAGCTTCCGTAATTGCGGATAAAAATCATGAAATTACCGTAATCGTGGATGAAGCCATTAATCGTGATGATACAATTGGAATTCACCCAAATGATAATTCCATTACGTATACCATTGCATTTAAAGATCTTGAACGTTACCTTGATCATCTTGGTTATACACCCCGTTACATTCCTTTACTGGATAAAGAATAA
- a CDS encoding MATE family efflux transporter: MRKDFYRNVLPAMFAFAFSGLYAIVDGWFIGQNVGDLGIAGINLAYPITSFIQALGTGIGLAGAIQIAIALGSNDHEDQARYLKTTVCLLIVASLVAFVLLFKTYPQILTFFGAQGRLFDYAADYIRIIILFSIFQIMATGLVPIIRNYGGTLFAMVAMITGFITNVILDGYFVSVLKLGTAGAGYATIIGQALTMLLCVGYMFKHVPFGGSEKIKVKMSSVVQVLKVSLSPFGLILSPNLMIIVLNQSAIQYGGDIAAASYGVICYVVFSVQLLLHGIGDGCQPLISRYYGNDSMDKVHEIVSIAIRFALGVALTCMVILYSLRFMIPGFFGASEEVALMIAEVMPLFLLGLIPIAFLRVSTSYAYATRDNHTAYRLIYSEPILTTVLLLWVLPGMFGLKGVWLSVPLAQYCVLMYSIVVYWKQVKQYKHDFHV; this comes from the coding sequence ATGCGTAAAGATTTTTATCGCAATGTGTTACCCGCGATGTTTGCGTTCGCATTTTCTGGCTTATATGCCATTGTCGATGGGTGGTTTATTGGTCAAAATGTAGGCGATTTAGGAATTGCTGGAATTAATTTAGCCTATCCGATTACGTCCTTTATACAGGCTTTAGGAACAGGAATTGGGTTAGCGGGTGCGATTCAAATAGCGATTGCACTGGGGTCGAATGATCATGAAGACCAGGCACGTTATCTCAAAACAACGGTATGCTTACTGATCGTTGCTTCCCTTGTAGCTTTTGTTTTACTCTTTAAAACCTACCCACAGATTTTAACGTTTTTTGGAGCGCAAGGACGTCTTTTCGATTATGCAGCCGATTATATTCGAATTATTATCCTTTTCTCAATTTTTCAAATAATGGCAACTGGTTTGGTTCCCATTATCCGTAATTATGGTGGTACCCTCTTCGCGATGGTTGCGATGATAACTGGATTTATAACGAATGTTATTTTGGATGGTTATTTTGTATCCGTTCTTAAGTTAGGAACAGCTGGAGCCGGTTATGCTACAATTATCGGCCAAGCTTTAACCATGCTTTTATGCGTCGGCTACATGTTTAAACACGTGCCATTTGGTGGATCTGAGAAAATCAAAGTTAAAATGAGTTCTGTGGTTCAGGTCCTAAAGGTTTCGTTATCACCTTTTGGATTAATCTTATCCCCCAATCTCATGATTATTGTTTTAAACCAATCTGCCATTCAATATGGTGGTGATATCGCAGCAGCAAGCTATGGTGTCATCTGTTATGTTGTTTTTAGTGTTCAATTATTACTTCATGGAATTGGCGATGGCTGTCAACCTTTAATCAGTCGTTATTATGGTAATGATAGTATGGACAAAGTTCATGAGATTGTATCAATTGCGATTCGATTTGCGTTAGGGGTTGCACTGACATGTATGGTAATTCTATACAGTTTAAGATTTATGATTCCTGGATTTTTTGGTGCATCAGAAGAAGTTGCCTTGATGATTGCGGAAGTCATGCCATTATTCTTATTAGGATTAATTCCGATTGCATTTCTTCGTGTTTCCACATCTTACGCCTATGCAACGCGAGACAACCATACTGCTTATCGTCTGATCTACAGTGAACCTATTTTGACCACAGTTCTTCTACTATGGGTGTTACCGGGTATGTTTGGATTAAAAGGTGTTTGGCTTTCTGTCCCACTCGCTCAATACTGTGTTTTAATGTACTCAATAGTGGTGTATTGGAAACAGGTAAAGCAATACAAACACGATTTTCACGTATAA
- a CDS encoding GNAT family N-acetyltransferase, whose amino-acid sequence MELKTHKCIIRPFCREDFNYAKTWLKDSTVMQFIEPVMDDETIKGFLKTYCLIDNPPLFAIEDRESQEAIGHVIFHELETEDVGDDLKTYEMGWLLRQSAQKQGIGREVSEALIEYGFRTLALKRIVAYSIPHNTSAIHLLTDLGFTVKMQDHEMIEFELVYH is encoded by the coding sequence ATGGAACTCAAAACACACAAATGTATTATTAGACCCTTTTGTAGGGAAGATTTTAATTATGCGAAAACATGGCTTAAAGACTCCACGGTCATGCAGTTTATTGAACCGGTAATGGATGATGAAACCATCAAAGGATTTCTAAAGACATATTGTTTAATTGATAATCCTCCCTTATTTGCGATTGAAGATCGTGAGAGCCAAGAAGCGATTGGACATGTGATTTTTCATGAATTGGAAACTGAGGATGTCGGTGACGACCTTAAAACGTATGAAATGGGTTGGCTTTTACGTCAGAGTGCCCAGAAACAGGGAATTGGTCGTGAAGTCAGTGAGGCCCTTATTGAGTACGGTTTTAGAACTTTAGCCTTGAAACGAATTGTTGCTTATTCCATCCCACATAATACATCTGCCATTCATTTATTGACAGATCTCGGATTTACCGTAAAGATGCAAGAT